A window from Culex pipiens pallens isolate TS chromosome 3, TS_CPP_V2, whole genome shotgun sequence encodes these proteins:
- the LOC120412967 gene encoding uncharacterized protein LOC120412967, whose translation MSNNIVVTMPFSTDEIPEWLNATYFENILKKERNDFSIRVPSIDVSYALSKGENYVSIIFRSALKVQSKSQPLHDESYIVKYTPTDGAANLKMKDYKVHQKEMNVYELVIPKIDKMMRSIGDRSKLFPKTLAVDREHDAIVFEDLNHGGFVMADRVSGLGLEHTKKVLVGLAKLHACSLKLIEMEPEIVDRFNTGILTRHTSALYSMFQSSFDALIEEMKTWDSKWQYYCGKLEKLQPYFIENSLAVTDHECEVDLRVLNHGDPWTNNMMFLNNSDGKPVEVVLLDLQFCNYTTPAADLLYFFYTSTKDEIRQNCFEELMQYYYNHFSDYVNRLGCSKKIPTLHQFQQHLLKKMFFAVNSSIVPLPIAINEVTCDADFEGLTGNDDRTRQFKRTVMANKKYHKIIQALLPVFDRKGLLDALK comes from the exons ATGTCCAACAATATCGTTGTAACTATGCCCTTCTCAACGGACGAAATTCCCGAGTGGCTTAATGCAACTTATTTTGAGAATATTCTCAAAAAAGAACGCAATGATTTTTCAATCAGGGTGCCTTCAATAGATGTGAGCTACGCCCTGTCCAAGGGTGAAAATTACGTCAGTATAATTTTTCGATCTGCGCTAAAGGTTCAAAGCAAATCTCAACCCCTTCACGACGAAAGTTACATTGTCAAGTACACCCCCACGGATGGGGCGGCCAACCTAAAAATGAAGGATTACAAAGTTCACCAGAAGGAAATGAACGTGTACGAGTTGGTGATTCCGAAGATCGATAAAATGATGCGCTCGATTGGTGATCGTTCCAAGCTGTTTCCGAAGACGTTGGCCGTTGATCGAGAGCACGATGCGATAGTCTTTGAAGATTTGAATCATGGAGGATTCGTAATGGCGGATAGAGTGAGTGGGTTGGGATTGGAGCACACCAAGAAGGTTCTGGTGGGATTGGCTAAACTGCACGCTTGTTCTTTGAAATTGATTGAGATGGAGCCGGAGATAGTTGATCGATTCAACACTGGGATCCTGACTCGTCACACAAGTGCGTTGTATTCAATGTTTCAGTCTAGTTTTGATGCGTTAATCGAAGAGATGAAAACGTGGGATTCAAAGTGGCAATACTATTGCGGCAAACTGGAGAAATTGCAACCATACTTTATTGAAAACAGTCTTGCTGTAACCGATCACGAATGCGAAGTTGATCTACGCGTGCTGAACCATGGAGATCCTTGGACTAACAATATGATGTTTCTCAACAATTCTGATGGTAAACCTGTTGAGGTTGTACTTTTGGATCTTCAGTTTTGCAACTACACGACTCCAGCAGcggatttactttactttttctACACATCGACTAAGGATGAGATTCggcaaaattgttttgaagaaCTAATGCAGTACTATTACAATCACTTTTCGGATTACGTGAATCGTCTTGGTTGTTCTAAAAAGATACCAACTTTGCATCAATTTCAACAACACTTATTGAAGAAGATGTTTTTCG CTGTCAACTCCAGCATCGTCCCACTTCCGATCGCCATCAACGAGGTCACTTGCGATGCCGATTTCGAAGGACTCACCGGAAACGATGATCGAACTCGTCAGTTCAAGCGGACAGTGATGGCAAACAAGAAATACCACAAGATAATACAAGCTCTGCTGCCAGTGTTCGACAGGAAGGGACTGTTGGATGCATTGAAGTGA